A stretch of Malassezia japonica chromosome 6, complete sequence DNA encodes these proteins:
- a CDS encoding uncharacterized protein (COG:Q; TransMembrane:10 (i272-291o297-316i349-371o377-397i451-479o499-518i810-828o881-912i988-1007o1013-1031i); EggNog:ENOG503NVEH) — protein sequence MTDAAALSEVTAAGTEGAPMPDVDTEKQADGIPLNDLTKEAERGGNRKFHVRTRMHWYQFWLYKDDPPPPPESLDDSKELPIAKLNLFSDWTYHWIMPLLKLGYRRPLEATDLWKMDDPRTAKHISNLLIERWTERVAKADAHNERLERGEINPSVKLMKKWRKEAEKESATNLGGEASVEERVKAKEACWRSPVLKYVKAEFRTPELRRQHDIAGKVKTASKRANLFFALFDIFWPNVTVAYISKLLGDTAYLGSTLLMEKIIDAVSKEDTGLACGYVVVMFAIMIISNLLTNRFYYQSMYIGVFTRAALVSGIYKRALNMQGRDRSTGKLVNHISTDVSRIDFGAQWWLVTFTAPVELIVCIIILLSRFGVSCLSGFALVVVVLPIQASCMKFLFDLRNKSLEWTDRRARRTQEVLSGMRIVKLFSYESNFLQWISKLRRNELKYIFRLTVRLAALLATAIGLPVLAGVLAVITFYFKEGHLDASKVFPAVTLFQLIRLPLMFLPFGLSVIADGYASILRLSEVFYAQQHDVSVKSDALSPYGLQFTDAQFEWDDVSEDPTLKPTTTEEKKEKRKQKQKQKRLWAFLRKNRKNVPASEKKRLGLFRRKAKKEDLALIGGKPKPKPVEDSPSDFIMAPLNLAIKLGLDSERNNGDLTEIGERGVTLSAVDAHVGKALFNNAILPLRSRGKTILLVTHAIQYLEGCDRIVSMDDGRIEEVGTFAELMAARGHFYQTMQNYSTLRQTGVEEDANDLAAEVEAGKSKPKLDTGKLSKPGGNTMELEERNTGAVDMFVWKAYLRAGEHSVMQFIFNFIADILLGLMTYFASRKLHDNAMKRVMYSPMAWFDTTPIGRIINRFGKDIDVLDNQVSGLLRQSVATFMTMLGAGAMIIALTYYFAIVIVGVLLISWFISTYYRASSREFKRVDALLRSTLYSHFAESLTGLTTIRAYNESKRFLYENYKAMDLQNRAYFLTIVNRRWLGLRLDLLGSLCVLVVGILAAVRVHGMGAGQSGVVLSMMITIAQSLSMLTSELTELENEMNSAERLVYYAETLDQEAPQQIPDTKPPASWPDHGAIDLDNLWLKYRPNLPNVLKGVTLHVNGGEKVGIVGRTGAGKSSILTVLLRLSEATQGTISIDGINVSMIGLEDLRLAIAILPQEPLLFSGTLRSNLDPFGLYDDARLWDAMQRAYLTGPTSATTTEDVIHDPSVPMTERTKMQGDAQAKEPGTESKALTRLSLDSIIDEEGANLSVGQRSLVSLARALVRNSKIILLDEATASVDLETDAKIQKTIRTEFADRTLLCIAHRLSTIIGYDRIVVMEDGKVVEFDTPLTLFDRSDGIFRGMCSRSSISRDDILQARP from the exons ATGACAGATGCTGCTGCATTGTCAGAGGTCACTGCAGCCGGCACGGAGGGTGCACCGATGCCGGATGTCGACACGGAAAAGCAAGCCGACGGCATTCCTTTGAACGACCTGACCAAGGAGGCAGAGCGCGGCGGGAATCGCAAGTTTCACGTTCGGACGCGCATGCATTGGTACCAGTTCTGGCTTTACAAAGATGACCCACCTCCTCCGCCAGAGTCGCTGGACGATTCAAAAGAGCTCCCTATCGCAAAACTCAATCTGTTTAGCGACTGGACCTACCACTGGATCATGCCCTTACTGAAGCTCGGATACCGCCGCCCGCTGGAGGCGACCGACCTTTGGAAGATGGATGATCCTCGTACAGCAAAGCATATCAGCAACCTGTTGATCGAACGCTGGACCGAGCGTGTCGCCAAAGCCGACGCTCACAACGAGCGTCTCGAACGCGGCGAAATCAACCCTAGTGTAAAACTAATGAAGAAATGGCGCAAGGAAGCGGAAAAGGAGTCAGCTACAAACCTTGGCGGCGAGGCaagcgtcgaggagcgtgtcAAGGCAAAAGAGGCCTGCTGGCGATCGCCCGTGCTCAAGTATGTAAAGGCGGAATTCCGCACACCCGAGCTCAGGCGCCAGCACGACATTGCAGGAAAAGTGAAGACGGCAAGCAAACGCGCCAACCTCTTCTTTGCGCTGTTTGATATTTTCTGGCCAAACGTCACTGTGGCCTACATCTCCAAACTATTAGGTGACACGGCCTACCTAGGCTCAACTTTGCTCATGGAGAAGATCATCGACGCTGTGAGCAAGGAGGATACGGGTCTTGCGTGCGGCTATGTTGTGGTTATGTTTGCCATTATGATCATCAGCAACCTACTTACCAATCGCTTCTATTATCAGTCGATGTACATTGGTGTTTTTACGCGTGCCGCCCTTGTGTCTGGTATCTACAAGCGCGCCCTTAACATGCAGGGTCGCGACCGCTCGACCGGCAAGCTCGTCAATCATATTTCAACGGACGTGTCCCGCATCGATTTTGGTGCGCAATGGTGGCTTGTCACGTTCACCGCTCCAGTGGAACTGATTGTTTGCATCATTATCCTACTTTCACGATTCGGCGTCTCGTGTCTGTCGGGCTTTGCGCTGGTGGTGGTTGTCCTTCCCATTCAGGCTTCCTGCATGAAATTTCTCTTTGATCTCCGCAACAAATCGCTGGAATGGACCgatcgtcgtgcgcggcgtacgcagGAAGTCCTGTCGGGCATGCGTATCGTCAAGTTGTTTTCATACGAGTCCAACTTTTTGCAATGGATCAGCAAGCTACGTCGCAACGAGCTAAAATATATCTTTAGGCTTACTGTAAGGTTGGCGGCACTCCTTGCCACTGCCATTGGCCTCCCAGTGCTTGCCGGCGTGCTTGCTGTCATTACTTTTTATTTCAAGGAAGGGCATCTCGATGCATCCAAAGTCTTCCCGGCCGTGACGCTCTTTCAGCTCATCCGTCTGCCGCTGATGTTTTTGCCGTTCGGGCTAAGTGTCATTGCGGACGGTTATGCATCCATTTTGCGTTTAAGCGAAGTGTTCTATGCCCAGCAACACGATGTATCGGTCAAATCGGATGCGTTGTCGCCGTACGGCCTCCAATTCACCGACGCTCAATTCGAATGGGACGATGTTAGCGAAGACCCAACTCTGAAACCGACAACGACAGAGGAAAAGAAGGAGAAAAGGAAGCAGAAGCAGAAGCAGAAGCGTCTGTGGGCATTTCTCCGAAAAAACCGCAAGAATGTCCCTGCATCGGAAAAGAAGCGGCTTGGACTCTTTCGCAGGAAGGCCAAGAAGGAAGATCTCGCGCTTATTGGAGGAAAGCCCAAACCCAAGCCGGTAGAAGACTCGCCTAGCGACTTTATTATGGCGCCGCTCAACCTCGCCATTAAAC TCGGCCTGGATTCAGAACGCAAC AATGGCGACCTGACCGAGATTGGCGAGCGTGGTGTGACACTGTCAG CGGTCGATGCACACGTTGGAAAAGCACTTTTCAACAACGCGATCCTTCCTTTGCGTTCGCGCGGAAAAACGATTTTGCTCGTAACACATGCGATCCAGTACTTGGAAGGCTGCGACAGAATCGTTTCCATGGATGACGGACGTATCGAAGAGGTCGGTACTTTTGCCGAGCTCATGGCTGCACGCGGTCATTTTTACCAAACGATGCAAAACTACAGCACGCTCCGCCAGACTGGCGTAGAGGAAGACGCAAACGATCTTGCTGCGGAAGTGGAAGCAGGCAAGTCCAAGCCAAAGCTCGACACGGGAAAGCTCAGCAAGCCAGGAGGCAACACGATGGAGCTGGAAGAGCGCAATACGGGTGCCGTCGACATGTTTGTATGGAAGGCGTACCTGAGAGCAG GCGAACACA GCGTGATGCAGTTCATCTTCAATTTTATCGCCGATATTTTGCTTGGACTGATGACCTATTTTGCTTCGCGGAAGCTGCACGACAATGCCATGAAGCGTGTGATGTATTCGCCGATGGCCTGGTTTGATACAACACCCATTGGCCGGATCATTAACCGTTTTGGTAAAGACATTGACGTACTGGACAACCAAGTAAGTGGTCTTTTGCGCCAGAGTGTCGCGACCTTTATGACAATGCTAGGCGCTGGTGCAATGATTATTGCCCTTACGTACTACTTTGCCATTGTCATTGTCGGTGTGCTTCTCATTTCGTGGTTCATTTCCACGTATTaccgcgcctcgtcgcgcgaaTTCAAGCGTGTCGATGCGCTACTGCGGAGCACGTTGTACTCACATTTTGCCGAGTCGCTCACAGGTCTGACGACCATCCGTGCGTACAACGAATCCAAGCGGTTCCTGTACGAAAACTACAAGGCGATGGATCTGCAAAACCGTGCCTATTTCCTTACCATTGTGAATCGGCGCTGGCTGGGCTTGCGTCTTGATTTACTTGGTTCGCTTTGTGTGCTTGTGGTAGGCATTCTTGCTGCTGTGCGTGTGCATGGCATGGGTGCTGGCCAAAGCGGTGTCGTGCTTTCGATGATGATCACCATTGCTCAGTCGCTCAGCATGCTCACATCCGAGCTCACTGAGCTCGAAAATGAGATGAACTCGGCTGAACGCCTTGTCTATTACGCCGAGACACTCGACCAGGAGGCGCCACAACAAATTCCCGACACAAAGCCACCGGCCTCGTGGCCAGACCATGGCGCTATCGACCTGGATAATCTCTGGCTCAAGTACCGGCCCAATCTGCCGAATGTTCTCAAAGGCGTCACATTGCATGTCAACGGCGGCGAAAAGGTTGGTATTGTAGGGCGGACCGGTGCAGGGAAAAGTTCAATCTTGACCGTGCTTTTACGTCTCTCGGAAGCGACGCAAGGTACGATCTCGATCGACGGCATTAACGTGTCCATGATCGGCCTCGAAGATTTGCGCCTAGCGATCGCCATTCTTCCTCAAGAACCACTTCTGTTTAGCGGCACATTACGCTCAAACCTCGATCCCTTTGGACTTTACGACGATGCGAGGCTCTGGGACGCGATGCAGCGTGCCTACCTAACAGGTCCGACCAGTGCAACGACGACCGAAGATGTCATCCACGATCCGAGCGTACCGATGACGGAGCGCACCAAGATGCAAGGGGATGCACAGGCGAAAGAACCTGGCACTGAAAGCAAAGCACTCACACGCCTTTCGCTTGACTCAATCATTGATGAAGAAGGCGCAAACTTGTCGGTTGGTCAGCGTTCCCTCGTGTcgctcgctcgcgcgctGGTGCGCAATTCCAAGATCATTCTTctggacgaggcgacggCCTCTGTGGACCTCGAAACCGATGCCAAGATCCAAAAGACGATCCGCACCGAGTTTGCTgaccgcacgctgctctgTATTGCGCACCGCCTAAGCACGATCATCGGCTATGACCGCATTGTCGTGATGGAAGACGGCAAGGTCGTCGAGTTTGATACGCCCCTCACACTCTTTGACCGGTCCGATGGTATTTTCCGTGGCATGTGCAGCCGCAGCAGCATTTCACGGGACGATATTCTCCAAGCACGCCCATAA
- a CDS encoding uncharacterized protein (TransMembrane:13 (i251-269o275-292i304-322o334-353i382-404o410-433i479-512o532-552i955-978o998-1025i1070-1089o1095-1113i1179-1199o); COG:Q; EggNog:ENOG503NVEH), whose translation MSGENGPQDEKLPAPKSVPDIANSGSMAEVTAEVAGEVEGSIIWTDGDFEKQKNAADVEAQGKTAERAGNRKFEAKTRQHWYQFWRFKHMPPAPPASLDDAKLLPLANANFFSDWSYSWIRPLLMLGYRRPLEATDLWAMDGPRQAEHLSSKLLERWAARVEKADAHNKRLEDNEINPSGYQKSKWRSAAKKEAANDLGGKATVEERMKAKEYCWRTAPLQDIKAELRTPEMKHMHAIAGKVKSQHKHANLFWALMDIFWVNVLIGFFAKLLADTAYLGSALIMGHIIEVVKKAHAGYIPFHDGVRIGMGYVVGMFVIMVISNFLSNRFFYESLYVGVFSRAALVSGIFRRALSMQGRDRSTGKLVNHISTDVSRIDFGSQWWLLTFTAPVEIIVCLIILLTQGLGASCLVGFALVLIVMPAQLYCMKFLFIIRAKSMEWTDRRARRTQEVLSGMRIVKLFSYESNFLKLISKLRKNELVYIFQLTVARAGIMASAISLPLLAGVCAIITYYYTHQDKEDPLDPAITFPAITLFQLLRIPLMFLPFGLSVIADGANSFVRLREVFYAQQHDTTVKSDESSPFGLKLTNALFEWEDVSEDATLKPTATQEKKQMKKQKQKQKKMWAFLRRDRKKTPKDTEKKRLGLFRKKNKKGELIVPATEPQPAPETKEEEPADEFVMSPLNLEIKRGELCAIVGPVGSGKSSLLLGAIGEMRKVSGDVTWGSQRIAYCSQSAWIQNATLRDNITFGQPFDEARYWECIERAELPADLALLQNGDLTEIGERGVTLSGGQKQRVNIARALYYDADVICLDDPLSAVDAHVGKALFNNAILPLRNRGKTILLVTHAIQYLQGCDKIVSMDDGRIEDFGTYQELMGARGNFYNMMKNFGMLKEAGEDEDAEELAADTEDAKKRKPKVDVSKLSKPGGKTMEDEERNTGTVDGFVYRSYLKAGSASWILPIAITAACCMQAATTLSTYWLNWWEEWHRTGERTMGFSVGLYVMLGLLQLVFNFILDVFLGLMTFLASRKLHDNAMKRVIYSPMAWFDTTPLGRIINRFGKDIDVLDNQLSNLLRQCVSTIMAIVGAAAMIIALTYYFAIAIAAVFVIAYVVALYYRSSAREFKRIDAVLRSTLYSHFAESLSGLTTIRAYRESERFLKENYKRMDLQNRAYFLTVVNQRWLGLRLDLLGSLCVLVVGTLTVCLKNTNPGKTGTSLSMIITIAQTLGFLTRQLTELENEMNSAERLVYYAETLDQEAPQQIPETKPPSSWPSEGTLEFDNVWLQYRPTLPNVLKGVTLQVGAAQKVGIVGRTGAGKSSILTVLLRLTEATRGAIKIDGVDVSKIGLEDLRRAIAILPQEPLLFSGTLRSNLDPFNIYDDARLWDAMHRAYLTGQANTITTEEAITDPNIPTTTRTELQEGAAAEGKATESKSLTRLSLDSIIDEEGANLSVGQRSLVSLARALVRNSKIILLDEATASVDLETDAKIQQTIRTEFNDRTLLCIAHRLSTIIGYDRIVVMDDGKVAEFDTPLALFDRPESIFRGMCDRSGITREEVVHAHM comes from the coding sequence ATGAGCGGGGAGAACGGTCCTCAGGACGAAAAGCTGCCGGCACCAAAGTCGGTGCCGGACATCGCCAACTCTGGGAGCATGGCCGAGGTCACGGCCGAAGTCGCGGGCGAGGTCGAAGGTTCGATCATCTGGACCGACGGCGACTTTGAAAAGCAAAAGAATGCTGCCGatgtcgaggcgcagggcAAGACGGCCGAACGCGCGGGAAACCGCAAGTTCGAGGCCAAGACTCGCCAGCACTGGTACCAGTTCTGGCGCTTCAAGCACATGCCCCCGGCGCCTCCGGCCTCGCTTGACGATGCCAagctgctgccgctcgcCAATGCCAACTTCTTTAGCGACTGGTCCTACTCTTGGATTAGGCCGCTTCTGATGCTCGGATACCGCCGCccgctcgaggcgacggATCTCTGGGCGATGGACGGGCCGCGCCAGGCGGAACACCTCAGCagcaagctgctcgagcgctggGCCGCGCGTGTGGAAaaggccgacgcgcacaacaagcgcctcgaggacaATGAAATCAACCCGAGCGGCTACCAAAAGTCCAagtggcgcagcgctgccaagaaggaggccgcaaacgacctcggcggcaaGGCTACTGTTGAAGAGCGCATGAAGGCCAAGGAGTACTGctggcgcaccgcgcctcTCCAGGACAtcaaggccgagctgcgcacccCTGAAATGAAGCATATGCATGCGATTGCCGGTAAGGTCAAGTCGCAACACAAGCACGCCAACCTCTTCTGGGCGCTGATGGATATTTTCTGGGTCAACGTTCTCATCGGTTTCTTCGCGAAGCTCTTGGCCGACACTGCCTACCTCGGTTCCGCACTGATTATGGGTCACATTATTGAAGTCGTGAAGAAGGCTCATGCTGGCTACATCCCTTTCCATGACGGTGTTCGCATTGGTATGGGTTACGTTGTGGGCATGTTTGTGATCATGGTTATCAGCAACTTCTTGTCGAACCGTTTCTTCTACGAATCTCTCTATGTTGGTGTGTTTTCCCGTGCAGCTCTTGTCTCGGGTATCTTTAGGCGCGCCCTCAGCATGCAAGGTCGCGACCGCTCTACCGGCAAACTCGTCAACCATATTTCGACCGATGTGTCTCGCATTGACTTCGGCTCGCAATGGTGGCTTTTGACGTTTACGGCACCTGTTGAGATTATTGTGTGCTTGATTATTCTCTTGACGCAAGGTTTGGGTGCTTCGTGTCTGGTCGGTttcgcgctcgtgctcatTGTGATGCCTGCGCAACTGTACTGCATGAAGTTTTTGTTTATTATTCGCGCCAAGTCGATGGAGTGGACggaccgccgcgcacgccgcactCAGGAAGTTCTTTCGGGCATGCGCATCGTCAAGCTATTCTCATACGAGTCTAACTTTTTGAAGCTTATTAGCAAGCTTCGTAAGAACGAGCTCGTGTACATCTTCCAGCTGACGGTGGCCCGTGCGGGTATCATGGCAAGTGCGATCAGCCTGCCCCTCCTTGCCGGTGTCTGTGCCATCATCACTTATTACTACACACACCAGGACAAAGAAGACCCGCTCGACCCTGCCATTACTTTCCCGGCGATCACTCTCTTCCAGCTTCTTCGTATTCCGCTCATGTTCTTGCCCTTCGGTCTCAGTGTGATTGCCGACGGTGCCAACTCGTTCGTGCGTCTGCGTGAAGTCTTCTACGCGCAGCAACACGACACTACAGTCAAGTCGGACGAGTCGTCGCCTTTCGGCCTCAAGCTGACGAATGCACTTTTTGAGTGGGAGGACGTCAGTGAGGACGCGACACTGAAGCCGACTGCGACTCAGGAAAAGAAGCAAATGAAGAAGCAAAAACAAAAGCAGAAGAAGATGTGGGCTTTCTTGCGCAGGGATCGCAAAAAGACTCCGAAGGACACCGAAAAGAAGCGTCTCGGTCTCTTCCGCAAGAAGAACAAGAAGGGCGAGCTGATTGTCCCTGCTACCGAGCCTCAGCCTGCACCGGAAACTAAGGAAGAGGAGCCTGCCGACGAGTTTGTCATGTCGCCGCTGAACCTTGAAATCAAGCGCGGTGAACTGTGTGCCATTGTTGGCCCCGTCGGCTCTGGCAAGTCTTCGCTCCTGCTTGGTGCGATCGGCGAGATGCGCAAGGTATCTGGTGACGTGACGTGGGGCTCGCAGCGCATTGCGTACTGTTCGCAGTCTGCCTGGATTCAAAACGCGACGCTCCGTGACAACATCACCTTCGGTCAGCCGTTCGATGAAGCTCGCTACTGGGAGTGCATTGAGCGTGCCGAACTCCCTGCTGActtggcgctgctgcagaaCGGTGACTTGACCGAGAttggcgagcgcggtgTGACCCTGTCGGGAGGCCAGAAGCAACGTGTGAACATTGCTCGTGCGCTTTACTACGACGCTGACGTCATTTGTCTCGACGACCCTCTCTCGGCAgtcgacgcgcacgtcggcaAGGCGCTTTTCAACAATGCCATTCTTCCTCTCCGCAACCGTGGGAAAACAATTCTTCTTGTAACGCATGCGATTCAGTATCTGCAAGGCTGTGACAAGATTGTGTCGATGGACGACGGCCGCATTGAGGACTTTGGTACCTACCAAGAGCTGATGGGCGCACGCGGCAACTTCTACAACATGATGAAGAACTTTGGTATGCTCAAGGAGGCTGGCGAAGACGAAGATGCCGAAGAGCTTGCAGCAGACACCGAAGACGCTAAAAAGCGCAAGCCTAAGGTCGACGTTTCGAAGCTCAGCAAGCCGGGTGGTAAGACGatggaggacgaggagcggaACACGGGTACCGTCGACGGCTTTGTGTACAGGTCGTACCTGAAGGCTGGTAGCGCCTCGTGGATTCTCCCCATTGCCATTACAGCCGCATGCTGCATGCAAGCTGCTACAACTCTGTCGACCTACTGGTTGAACTGGTGGGAGGAGTGGCACAGAACCGGTGAACGCACAATGGGCTTCAGTGTCGGACTCTATGTCATGCTGGGTCTTCTTCAGCTTGTTTTCAACTTTATTTTGGATGTTTTCCTTGGACTGATGACTTTCTTGGCCTCACGTAAATTGCACGACAATGCGATGAAGCGTGTCATTTACTCGCCGATGGCATGGTTCGACACCACGCCGCTTGGTCGCATTATCAACCGTTTCGGAAAAGACATCGACGTGCTGGACAACCAGCTGAGCAATCTGCTCCGCCAATGTGTCTCGACCATCATGGCTATCGTTGGTGCTGCAGCGATGATCATTGCACTGACGTATTACTTCGCGATCGCCATCGCTGCAGTGTTTGTCATTGCTTATGTGGTCGCGCTCTACTACCGTTCTTCTGCGCGTGAGTTTAAGCGTATCGatgccgtgctgcgcagtACGCTGTACTCGCACTTTGCCGAGTCGCTTTCAGGCCTGACGACGATTCGCGCCTACCGCGAGTCGGAGCGTTTCCTGAAAGAGAACTACAAGCGCATGGATCTGCAGAACCGTGCATACTTCTTGACGGTTGTCAACCAGCGCTGGCTGGGTCTGCGTCTCGATCTGCTTGGTTCGCTTTGCGTTCTGGTCGTTGGTACTCTCACTGTCTGTCTGAAGAATACGAACCCCGGCAAGACGGGTACCTCGTTGTCGATGATCATTACCATCGCCCAGACCCTTGGTTTCCTCACTCGTCAGCTCACTGAGCTTGAGAACGAGATGAACTCGGCTGAGCGTCTTGTCTACTatgccgagacgctcgaccaggAGGCGCCTCAGCAAATCCCCGAGACGAAGCCGCCTTCGTCGTGGCCTTCGGAGGGCACGTTGGAGTTTGACAATGTCTGGTTGCAATACCGCCCGACTTTGCCGAATGTGCTCAAGGGCGTCACTCTCCAAGTCGGCGCTGCCCAAAAGGTCGGTATTGTCGGTCGTACGGGTGCAGGCAAGAGTTCGATCCTGACGGTCTTGCTGCGTCTCACTGAAGCGACGCGCGGTGCGATCAAGATCGACGGCGTCGATGTGTCCAAGATCGGTCTTGAAGATCTGCGTCGTGCGATTGCCATCCTTCCTCAGGAGCCGCTGCTCTtcagcggcacgctgcgctcgaaCCTGGACCCCTTTAATATctacgacgacgcgcgtctGTGGGATGCGATGCACCGTGCCTACCTTACGGGCCAAGCGAACACGATTACGACTGAAGAAGCAATTACGGACCCCAATATCCCGACCACGACGCGCACAGAGCTCCAGGaaggcgccgctgccgagggCAAGGCGACCGAGAGCAAGTCGCTGACGCGTCTGTCACTCGACTCGATCATTGACGAGGAAGGTGCGAACCTGTCGGTCGGCCAGCGCTCGCTTGTGTCGTTGGCCCGTGCCCTTGTGCGCAACTCGAAGATTATTctgctggacgaggccaCTGCGTCGGTCGATCTCGAGACGGATGCCAAGATCCAGCAGACGATCCGCACCGAGTTCAAcgaccgcacgctgctgtGTATTGCGCACCGTCTGAGTACGATTATTGGCTACGACCGTATTGTGGTGATGGACGACGGCAAGGTTGCCGAGTTTgacacgccgctcgccctCTTTGACCGTCCCGAGAGCATTTTCCGAGGCATGTGTGACCGCAGCGGTATTACGCGCGAAGAGGTGGTGCATGCGCACATGTAA
- a CDS encoding uncharacterized protein (COG:E; EggNog:ENOG503P6YD) encodes MDPKSIFTARLLGSLVNEIVIDTALHAHSSAKKARRVCPQCGERCNKQITAEAGVHANGNKTDYYSNNPLFECLVCSRQVSSNRYATHLEKCMGMGLKTARKGSARNAKSSSSAATSRLLNSTPGPDSPSVRSASLPRKRAASPNALRPSGEEKQAKTERVSTPSSTAQNTPKLGLNVLPSSRQGTPASTATPDENKPLAKLQREASATAPSSTAGDTTVRTDEMDSDDAEFPDGFSVSSDSDDSGSQAGLSDAEGGAAHDDTMDDVEFDLDEVEEASDNEGEVDIDAELEDSEDNDDNDDV; translated from the exons ATGGACCCCAAGTCAATCTTCACGGCGCGCCTTCTGGGCTCGCTCGTGAACGAGATTGTGATTGATACAGCGCTGCATGCGCACTCTAGCGCGAAaaaggcgcggcgcgtgtgccCCCAGTGCGGAGAAAG ATGCAACAAGCAGA TTACCGCCGAAGCAGGGGTCCATGCGAATGGGAACAAGACAGACTACTACTCAAACAACCCGCTGTTTGAGTGCCTCGTGTGCTCGCGCCAGGTGTCGTCGAACCGGTACGCGACGCACCTTGAAAAGTGCATGGGCATGGGCTTGAAGACGGCACGGAAGGGATCCGCGCGGAATGCCAAgtcgtcgtccagcgctgccacgtcgcgcctcTTGAACTCAACGCCTGGTCCTGACTcaccgagcgtgcgcagcgctaGTCTACCAAggaagcgcgccgcatcgcccaACGCACTCCGGCCCAGCGGCGAGGAAAAGCAGGCCAAGACGGAGCGCGTGTCGACAccgtcgagcacggcccAAAATACGCCCAAACTGGGGCTCAATGTGCTGCCGTCGAGTCGGCAGGGCACCCCGGCGAGCACAGCGACGCCGGACGAAAACAAGCCGCTGGCcaagctgcagcgcgaggctTCGGCCACTGCGCCTTCGTCCACAGCGGGCGACacgaccgtgcgcaccgacgagatggactcggacgacgccgagtTCCCGGACGGATTCTCCGTGTCatccgactcggacgatTCGGGCTCGCAAGCAGGCCTCTCGGATGCGGagggcggcgctgcgcacgacgacaCGATGGACGACGTCGAGTTCGACCTGGACGAAGTTGAAGAGGCGAGTGACAACGAGGGCGAAGTGGACATCGATGCAGAGCTCGAAGACTCCGAAGACAATGACGACAACGACGATGTATAG